CCGtgccatccccacacacactggcCAGGCAAAGAGCAAGAAGAGGGATTTGGGTTGCAAACTATAAACCCAaatccactccctgcccccccattcctgcccccgcccccccaggaggTAGGGAGCCCCGGCCAGGCTGGGCATGTCTTACTCAGAGGTCCCCTGACTGCAGGGGTCCCTGTGCTAGCAAGAAATCGGGGAAaagctggggcatgggggggatgCTGCTGCCCAGACCCAGGGAGGAGCAAGATCCCCCCGGAGCTCAACAGATCGGCCCAGACAGGGAGTGTggccagcgggggtgggggggcaggtggcGAGTTCGGGATTCCCCATGGGACCCAACTGGCCCCAGCGAGGGGTGCCAGGTACAGCAGGCATGCAGCTGCGAGTCAGCACCTGGGCACCTCTGCCATGGGCAGTGCCAGCACCAGGACCCCCAAGCACAGCGGGAGGAGGTGCCTGGTGCATTCCCTCAACCCCAGCTGGGCTgagccctctggggtgggggggccactTACCTGGGGGCACATCCAGGTGCCAGCTCTTATCCAGAGGGGGtgtctcctgcctctgccagGCCTGGGGTCCCTGAAGGGGGTTGGGTGAGGGAGAGCACTGGTCCTGTGCAGGGACACGCAATCACACGCATGCTCGTCTGCATGACAACATAATGCTCACATGCAGAGACAGACGAGTGGCCACACGCACGGACATACCTAGCCAGGGgcgctgagagccactgaaccaaaggAACCCTGGATACGATGGGAACCGCTTCAAGCCGGGGGtgcagcaccccccgccccccgtttcAGCACTTACATACCCAGGGGCTAACCAGGGCTCCGCCCACTATGTTTGCCATGGGACTgcggccccccctccccccctgcagggGGGCAGGTCTTAGGctggctttgcccctcccctccccccagctctccaggccaggggcaggggggcaggagcgGCACCCAGGTGGGGCCCTGCTGGACTCGAAGGGCCTGGTTTGCCTGGGCCCCAGCTCCCCCAACTCTGCTATtatcagccagccccacccacaCCGCATGGCACTCGGCCTGGCACCAGCCGCAGGGCTCAAGGGAGCTCTGTCCTGGGGCACCGGGGCCAGTCCCACCCAGGCTGCTGTACCCTGCAACCAGCCAGCACCCCTGCCACATGTCAGGATCTGGGGCAATGAGGATGGAGCAGCCGCGGGTCACcgtcccagcccccacccacaccctaTGCCTCCCTCCCCATTACTTGGGGGGCCAGCcccaccttccctgccccccagcattaCCTGAGGCTGGTGCTCCCATGCTGGGCTCTGGGCCGGGAATCGCCAAGTCCCTGGTGACAGGAGACCCTGGGCGCTCGGTACGAGTGCCCTGCCCCAAGCCCACTCTGCCccgagccagcccagcccccgcccacAGGAGCCCAGGGCAGCCCCCACTCCTGCCTTCCCCAGGCCTggagacacccccagccccctgcactggggagGAGCCGAGGGGGTCAGGTAGCTGGAGCAggcacacccccccgccccccgcacggCAAGGAGCGGAGCAGGTACCGGGGCGGTGGAGTCACCTCCCGCTGCCAGCCAACCCCAGGCGCCCAGCACAGAGTGCAGGGGCATGAATGGCCCCTTTGTGCACCGAAAAAGCAGGCGGGCAGCGCTTTGAGCTGCTGTTTGCACAGGGAGGGCCCTGGCCTGGACTGAACCCGCTCCCCTTGGCAGGGCCCAGGGAACGCAGCCAGCAAGAGCCCCCAGAGGTCTGGGGGGCGATAGCACCTCCTGGACCCATTCAGACTTCAGGGCATCCAGACCCTGGAGTGCCAGGGGTCAgacccagctctgagccccatgCAAGCTGGGAGGGCCTGGCAGAGGCACTAGGAGGGCACGTGCCCAGGGCTGTCACACACAAGTGTGCCAGGGGAGCTGTAGAGGTGAGAGGGCCCAGCCAGGGGGGTGGGCCTGCCTTGGGTCTAGGAAGTTGGCAGTGCTTGACAAAGGCCTTTGCCAGCTGCGCCCAAGGGTGCCTGACCCTGCGGCCCCAATCCAAGCAGCCCAGGGATGGGttttttatccttttattttttatagacTAAGAGCAGAATATGAAAATCACCAGCCAAAGCACTTGAAAAAAGGGCGAGTTGCTTTTTTGTCCCCCAAAAAGTGTCTGTGCGTTTGCATAGGTTGGGTCTTCACAGAAGACAAGGAGAATCCAACACTTTCTGACTATGTACAGGCCGGTCCAGGGCCCGCGCTGCTGCCTACGGGCCTTATAGACAGATCTATCGCGATAGCCGCTCTCTGTACAGGATGTATAGATCTCTATATAGGTATGTACAGCCCCCAGGCCTGGGGAGCCCTGACCCCCACAGCCCACGCACTGGGGCCAGCGCTGCTCGTCCGTTGCCCATGGCTGGCTACGCAGACCAGGCCCAGCGTCTGGAGGGAGCCCGTAGCATGGGCACCCCTGAACCACGTCCGGGGCCTGCTGGCACCATAGCGCCCCCGGCCCAGCCGCGTGGAGCCACCAGGCGATGGGACAGCTCAACAGGGCTGTGGGCACAGACGCCCCGTGCATTTGCCcttggggcaggaggcagccagGGCGCGGTGCACGCGGTGGGGGCTGTGTCACGGAGGCTCGGTGCTGGAGGACAGTGCCATGCAGGGTGCCCGACGCCCAGAAGGGCCGAGTCGAGTCTCCACAGGAGCCAGTCGCTGGAGTCCGGGGCCAGATCCCGtgctcagggggcagggcaggctccctccttGTCCTCAcgcagcagctcccaggccaggCTACATCCCTCCGGCACCCAGGCTGGtgtctgctgctgcacccccGCACGGTGGGGGGCTCCAGTGGCTCTCCGGCTGCAGCAGGGCCTCACGGTTCCGTGTCCGGGCGGTGCGGGGCCCGGCTTCCCCCCCGACTTGCCCCCTTCTGTCTTTTCCAAACAGCCGCTGCCAGAGTCCCAGCGCCAGGGGCCAGGGCAGCTGCTGTGCGGAGCCGCGCCCAGGCCCCCAGGCCGGCCGACACCAGGCTAGGAGGCCAAGAGCGACATTAGGAAAAACGCAGCGGCCACGGCCAGCGGCAGGTGTTCCCGCTTGGGGCTGGTGCCGCTGATGCTCTTCTCCAGCTTGGGGTTCTCGGGGTTAAAGTTAtctgtgaaaagagagagagagtgaggggggGGTAGCAGGGGCCACACAGGATGGGGCagtcaaccccccccccaccccgtggctGGCAGGATGCAGAGCCGAGCTCTGCGCAGCGTGGACGAGTTCCCACCGGGCCTGGGACCCTACAAGGGAGttcgggggggggtgtgtgtgtgtgtgtagggagcgCTGTACCGGGGGCAGGGTGTGAgcactggctgtgtgtgtgtgtgtgtgtgtgtagcgcTGTATGGGAGAAAGGGTGTgagccctggctgggggagctCCTGACTACTCCagtcctggcctctcccagcagggggtgctgtgggggtggcccgggggtgctggctctggggggcagtGCCCCATGCTGTACCGCTGCGCTGGTGCCCTGCACTCACCCAAGTCCTCAATCTTCACCTCGGGCCCCATGGTGAACTGCGGGAGGGTGGGCACCGACTTCTCCCCGGAGTGTGAGGctgcaggcaggagagagaggagaagagtcACAGCCCAGGGGGACACCCCGGGAGCTTTCAGgggcccacccccagcccctacACTAACAAGCCAGGGGAGCCGCTGTCCCTGGGGCCGCCCGCACTCCCGAAACCCCCTCCCAAGAGCCCCTGCTGGACACGGACATGCTGCCCCttcacccacacccacccccctGGGCATTTGCACACACACGTGCAAGGCTGTACTCACTGGAGGCACAGCACACAAACACCTTCATCTTCAGACAGGCCCGGCGGTGATTGTGCGTCGGGGTTGCTGCAAGAGAAGGAGGAGCCCTGATATCACACCTGCTCCCCCACCCTGAGGGCCCCCCCACCAGTCAGGACAGGGGGCTGCTGCCCCTAGGGGGAGCCTGGCAGGGCTTTAGGGAGGCTGCTGGGGCGCCACGGGGCCACACCGCAGCTGTGGATTCGCTCCCACCCTCATGGGCCACAATACACCACCCCTCagatcctgccccccccaccccacccccggtgccctggggctgcaggctgaggctggggagggagcgcTGAATAAAATGCAGAACCTGTTGCTTGGCAGAGGCAGCTCGGGCTTGCGGCTGCCCAGGGGACGGGGCTTCCTGGCTGACCCCccctgccctgtgcagctgccgGGCTGGCGCTGACCCCCGCCTCCCCGTCAGAGCCCGGCCCCACATACAGACGTAGTAGTACTCCTGGCCGGCGTGGAACTCGTAGCCCAGCGAGAAGGCACTGTAGCGCTGGAATTTCTCGGAGAACTTGATGGGGCTGTGGGGCGCGTGGGGGCGGTTGCACTCCCAGCGCTTGAAGCCCCGGCTGGTGTTGCAGGTGCGGTAGCCCTCCGCATTCACCATGTAGAGCACGTACTGCTCCATCCTGCGCGCGGGCACCGAGTCGTTGTAGTGCGGGCAGTAGACGTCCAGGTAGTCGTTGACATTCACCTGCACCGTGTAGCCCTCCCGGtgcaggctggggggagagcgCGAGCGTcagggggcaggcaggacccCTCAGGACCCCCACCCTGCCATACTccccccccagggcccctggCCTAGCCTCCAGGCGTGccgccctgggccctgccccacacctgcagGGAAGGGACTCTCACCCACATCCCtgtgcccccagcctcccccccccgctcccccgcc
The sequence above is a segment of the Chelonia mydas isolate rCheMyd1 chromosome 24, rCheMyd1.pri.v2, whole genome shotgun sequence genome. Coding sequences within it:
- the EFNA3 gene encoding ephrin-A3, whose translation is MAARLAALLSLLPLLLLSQGPAGTVCNRHAVHWNSSNPHLHREGYTVQVNVNDYLDVYCPHYNDSVPARRMEQYVLYMVNAEGYRTCNTSRGFKRWECNRPHAPHSPIKFSEKFQRYSAFSLGYEFHAGQEYYYVSTPTHNHRRACLKMKVFVCCASTSHSGEKSVPTLPQFTMGPEVKIEDLDNFNPENPKLEKSISGTSPKREHLPLAVAAAFFLMSLLAS